A genomic segment from Rubrobacter tropicus encodes:
- a CDS encoding MarC family protein, whose translation MPEFVFNSFVTLLVVIDPLGLAPIFAALTRGYPQKRKRETAIRGTFLGTIILLIFALAGDVLLSALGIGIPAFRIAGGVLLFLLSLDMVFASPAGLRSRTVREQEEDDFGQDVSVFPLAIPLLAGPGAITTVLLYTGERSPAELGVFITVLLFVLLLTLLSLLLAPRIMGLFGETGANVLSRVLGVLLAALAVQFVLDGLQASLA comes from the coding sequence GTGCCGGAGTTCGTATTCAACTCGTTCGTAACGCTGCTGGTGGTGATCGACCCGCTAGGGCTTGCCCCCATCTTCGCGGCGCTCACCCGCGGCTACCCCCAGAAGCGCAAGCGGGAGACGGCCATCAGGGGGACCTTCCTCGGGACCATTATCCTCCTGATCTTCGCCCTCGCCGGGGACGTCCTTCTCTCGGCTCTGGGCATAGGCATCCCGGCGTTCCGCATCGCGGGCGGCGTGCTCCTCTTCCTCCTCTCGCTCGACATGGTCTTCGCGAGCCCGGCCGGCCTCCGGTCGCGGACGGTGCGGGAGCAGGAGGAGGACGACTTCGGCCAGGACGTCTCGGTCTTCCCGCTCGCCATCCCGCTTCTCGCCGGCCCGGGCGCCATAACGACGGTCCTGCTCTACACGGGCGAGAGAAGCCCCGCAGAGCTCGGCGTCTTCATCACCGTACTCCTCTTCGTCCTTCTCCTCACGCTCCTCTCACTCCTGCTCGCCCCCCGCATCATGGGCCTCTTCGGCGAGACCGGCGCCAACGTCCTCTCCCGCGTGCTCGGCGTCCTCCTCGCGGCGCTGGCCGTCCAATTCGTACTGGACGGGCTTCAGGCCAGTTTGGCCTGA
- a CDS encoding lipoate--protein ligase family protein: MEILVADAFENPEDGFGLQQAVLEEVASGERGQTALIWSSSPYVGATRPETRLPGFARAARSVEDLGFPVLVRNSGGGAVAANEGSLSFSLTVPVEDLRHGLYERYAEGVDLVSSALRRVGVEAEGGEVDGEFCPGAYSVRSGGPRESSTRGWRKG; the protein is encoded by the coding sequence GTGGAGATCCTGGTCGCAGACGCTTTCGAGAACCCCGAGGACGGGTTCGGGCTGCAGCAGGCGGTGCTGGAGGAGGTGGCATCCGGGGAGCGCGGCCAGACGGCCCTGATCTGGTCCTCCTCCCCCTACGTCGGCGCGACGAGACCCGAGACACGCCTCCCCGGCTTCGCGCGGGCCGCGCGGTCCGTCGAAGACCTCGGCTTCCCGGTCCTCGTCCGAAACTCGGGCGGCGGGGCGGTGGCGGCGAACGAGGGCTCGCTCTCTTTCTCCCTGACGGTGCCCGTGGAAGACCTCAGGCACGGGCTCTACGAACGGTACGCGGAGGGTGTGGATCTCGTGTCTTCGGCACTCCGGAGGGTCGGGGTGGAGGCGGAGGGCGGGGAGGTGGATGGGGAGTTCTGCCCCGGCGCGTACTCCGTGAGGAGCGGCGGGCCGCGGGAGTCAAGCACGCGGGGCTGGCGCAAAGGGTGA
- a CDS encoding GNAT family N-acetyltransferase has translation MPSDRIRLISPEKVLETRRLLLEPLTAAHAAILYEPLLNSRLYTFIPQDPPASERALEDRYRKLSTRRSPDGSEAWLNWAARERETGRYAGTLEATVQEDGAAFVAYMVFVACQRRGFAAEGCGRLLAHLFDDYGVSVVVAEIDTRNAASVALVESLGFRRVALRRDADHFKGASSDEYRYELGRPEHRRC, from the coding sequence ATGCCAAGCGACAGGATACGCCTGATCTCCCCCGAGAAGGTGCTCGAGACGCGGCGTCTTCTCCTCGAACCCCTTACCGCGGCCCACGCCGCCATCCTCTACGAACCCCTGCTGAACAGCCGGCTCTACACGTTCATTCCGCAGGATCCTCCTGCCTCCGAGCGGGCGCTCGAAGATCGCTACCGGAAGCTGTCCACGCGACGCTCCCCCGACGGGAGCGAAGCCTGGCTGAATTGGGCCGCGCGCGAAAGGGAGACCGGACGATACGCCGGTACTCTGGAGGCAACGGTGCAGGAGGACGGGGCCGCCTTTGTCGCCTACATGGTCTTCGTTGCATGTCAGCGGAGGGGCTTCGCGGCGGAGGGTTGCGGACGTCTGCTCGCGCACCTGTTCGATGATTACGGGGTCTCGGTGGTCGTGGCGGAGATAGACACCCGCAACGCCGCGTCCGTCGCGCTGGTCGAATCCCTCGGCTTCCGGCGGGTCGCCCTCCGGAGGGACGCCGACCACTTCAAGGGCGCGTCCAGCGACGAGTACCGCTACGAGCTGGGCCGGCCCGAACACAGGCGATGCTAA
- a CDS encoding NUDIX domain-containing protein: MSTDETFNPWRVLGSRAVYENPWISVREDEVVRPDGNPGIYGVVHYKNVAVGVLPVEDGHVYLVGQYRYPLGRYSWEIPEGGCPAHEDPLQAARRELKEETGLDAANWEKLGEADLSNSVADERAVLYLATGLVPGEQEPDGTEVLGVRRVPLDEAISMALDGRMRDAISQLALLGYAMKRTGGSAL; encoded by the coding sequence GTGAGCACGGACGAGACGTTCAACCCGTGGCGGGTGCTCGGGTCGAGGGCGGTGTACGAGAACCCCTGGATCTCCGTCCGCGAGGACGAGGTGGTGCGCCCGGACGGTAACCCCGGAATCTACGGCGTCGTCCACTACAAGAACGTCGCCGTCGGCGTCCTGCCCGTCGAGGACGGCCACGTCTACCTCGTCGGCCAGTATCGTTACCCGCTCGGGCGGTACTCCTGGGAGATCCCCGAAGGCGGCTGCCCGGCGCACGAAGACCCCCTGCAGGCCGCGCGCCGGGAGCTGAAAGAGGAGACGGGACTCGACGCCGCGAACTGGGAGAAGCTCGGCGAGGCCGACCTCTCGAACTCGGTCGCCGACGAGCGGGCCGTCTTGTACCTCGCCACCGGCCTCGTCCCCGGCGAACAGGAGCCGGACGGCACCGAAGTCCTCGGCGTCCGCCGGGTGCCGCTCGACGAGGCCATCTCGATGGCGCTGGACGGCAGGATGCGGGACGCCATCAGCCAGCTCGCCCTCCTCGGATACGCGATGAAGCGAACCGGCGGTAGCGCCTTGTGA
- a CDS encoding 2-phospho-L-lactate transferase CofD family protein — MRVCALAGGVGGAKLSVGLQDALEPGGLSVVVNTADDFEPWGLRVCPDLDTVMYTLAGVANPETGWGLAGESFAALEALAGYGEDTWFKLGDKDLATHVLRTQRLRAGHTLTGVTGGLSRALGIPGAILPMCDEKVSTVLKTPAGLLEFQEYFVRRRQRDEVLGVELRG, encoded by the coding sequence GTGAGGGTATGCGCGCTAGCGGGCGGGGTCGGCGGGGCGAAGCTCTCGGTCGGCCTGCAAGACGCCCTGGAACCCGGTGGGCTGTCCGTGGTGGTCAACACCGCCGACGACTTCGAGCCGTGGGGCCTGCGCGTCTGCCCGGACCTGGACACCGTCATGTACACCCTGGCCGGCGTCGCCAACCCCGAGACCGGCTGGGGGCTCGCCGGCGAGTCGTTCGCCGCCCTGGAGGCCCTGGCCGGCTACGGCGAAGACACGTGGTTCAAGCTCGGCGACAAGGATCTCGCGACCCACGTCCTGAGGACCCAGAGGCTCCGCGCGGGCCACACGCTGACGGGGGTGACGGGCGGGTTGTCGCGCGCGCTGGGCATCCCCGGCGCCATCCTCCCGATGTGCGACGAGAAGGTCTCGACGGTGCTCAAGACGCCGGCCGGCCTGCTCGAGTTCCAGGAGTACTTCGTGCGCAGGCGCCAGCGGGACGAGGTACTCGGCGTCGAGCTCAGGGGATAG
- a CDS encoding CofD/YvcK family protein, translating to MAVSPIVGGKALKGPADRMLSSLGHEVSATGVAALYEGLIDGMVVDLADEGRGRTSSDSGRASS from the coding sequence GTGGCCGTCAGCCCGATAGTTGGGGGCAAGGCCCTGAAAGGCCCGGCCGACAGGATGCTCTCGTCCCTCGGCCACGAGGTCTCCGCCACCGGCGTCGCAGCCCTTTACGAGGGCCTCATCGACGGCATGGTCGTGGACCTTGCCGACGAGGGGAGAGGGAGGACATCGAGCGACTCGGGACGCGCGTCCTCGTGA
- the cofC gene encoding 2-phospho-L-lactate guanylyltransferase: MTDAVMGPVRTASGSRGRSSTSAPDSGRDGLRRRGVYVVVPVKDLSGTKSRLAPVLDPAARAGLTLYMMGRVVSRAREAGLENVGVVSPDPIVLDEALKRGATPLAQKSRGLNPALEEGRLWATKNGASALLVLPADLPLIEAADVRDVLAEAADGSPVVISPDGARSGTNALLLRPPDALPFLFGPDSFEAHLKAARDLDAEARVCENQHISFDLDTAGDLAAYRGEGRP; the protein is encoded by the coding sequence GTGACGGACGCCGTCATGGGGCCGGTCCGGACCGCGAGCGGCTCGCGCGGGAGGTCCTCGACTTCGGCGCCGGACTCCGGGCGTGACGGACTCCGCAGGCGGGGCGTCTACGTCGTCGTGCCGGTAAAGGACCTGAGCGGCACCAAGAGCCGTCTCGCGCCCGTGCTCGACCCCGCCGCCCGCGCCGGGCTGACGCTGTACATGATGGGCCGCGTCGTCTCGCGGGCGCGGGAGGCGGGCCTGGAGAACGTCGGGGTGGTCAGCCCCGACCCGATCGTGCTGGACGAGGCCCTCAAGCGCGGCGCCACGCCGCTCGCGCAGAAGAGCCGGGGCCTGAACCCGGCCCTGGAGGAAGGCCGCCTGTGGGCGACCAAGAACGGCGCCTCGGCCCTGCTCGTGCTCCCGGCCGACCTGCCCCTGATCGAGGCCGCAGACGTCAGGGACGTGCTCGCCGAGGCCGCGGACGGGTCGCCGGTGGTCATCTCGCCCGACGGCGCCCGCTCCGGCACGAACGCCCTGCTCCTCAGGCCGCCGGACGCCCTGCCCTTCCTCTTCGGCCCCGACAGCTTCGAGGCGCACCTGAAGGCGGCCCGCGACCTGGACGCGGAGGCGCGGGTCTGCGAGAACCAGCACATCTCCTTCGACCTCGACACGGCAGGGGACCTGGCGGCGTACAGGGGAGAGGGTCGGCCGTGA
- the cofE gene encoding coenzyme F420-0:L-glutamate ligase — MQLVPVEGFPEIRPGDDLDALISAAVEDTLRSRDILVVTHKIMSKAEGRLVDLNTVEPSALAKGYAARWGKDPRQIEVVFRESRRVVRMDRGVVISETHHGFVCANAGVDASNVPGEDTVCLLPVDPDRSAARLREALAQKLGVEAPVVVSDSFGRAWRFGITDIAIGVAGMGPLADYRGQNDPHGYPMEASVLAVADELAAAAELVMGKTDGVPLAIVRGYAYEKGAGTGKDLLMPPERDMFR; from the coding sequence ATACAGCTCGTACCCGTCGAGGGCTTTCCCGAGATCCGGCCGGGCGACGACCTGGACGCCCTGATCTCGGCTGCCGTGGAAGATACTTTGCGTTCCAGGGACATCCTCGTCGTGACGCACAAGATCATGAGCAAGGCCGAGGGCCGGCTCGTGGACCTGAACACCGTCGAGCCCTCCGCCCTGGCGAAGGGGTACGCGGCCCGGTGGGGCAAGGACCCGCGCCAGATCGAGGTCGTCTTTCGCGAGAGCCGCCGCGTCGTGCGCATGGACCGCGGCGTCGTCATCTCCGAGACCCACCACGGCTTCGTCTGCGCCAACGCCGGCGTCGACGCCTCCAACGTCCCGGGCGAAGACACCGTCTGCCTCCTCCCGGTAGACCCGGACAGGAGCGCGGCGAGACTGCGCGAGGCCCTGGCCCAAAAGCTCGGCGTGGAGGCGCCCGTCGTCGTCTCGGACTCGTTCGGGCGGGCTTGGCGCTTCGGCATAACGGATATCGCCATCGGCGTCGCCGGCATGGGCCCGCTGGCCGACTACCGCGGCCAGAACGACCCGCACGGCTACCCGATGGAGGCCAGCGTTCTCGCCGTCGCCGACGAACTCGCCGCCGCCGCCGAGCTCGTGATGGGCAAGACCGACGGTGTCCCCCTCGCCATCGTCCGCGGCTACGCCTACGAAAAGGGCGCCGGCACGGGAAAAGACCTGCTCATGCCGCCCGAGAGGGATATGTTTAGGTAG
- a CDS encoding MFS transporter: MNGFRAYPVYLGIKGAFALFFMLWATVASVYRIEEVGLDPLRLVLLGTALEVAVLVFEVPTGVLADTYGRRRSVIVGFLLMGSGFALEGAVPTFAAVLVAQAVWGVGYTFISGALEAWIADEAPERNLGRVYLRGEQADYAGSLLGVILSVAFATYALNLPLLLGGFLTVGLAVALFFVMPERNFDPSPREGRTSLQQVRATARGGVRLVRARPVLLILLSVAVFTGMSEEGFDRLYAKHFLDGLGLPSLGALDSVVWFGIINAGALILSYLAAEVVGRRLNVGDPAVVARLLLVLNACMILGTLSFALAGSFAFALAAFWFASLARTLAEPLYLTWLNEGLEPGIRATVISMGSQAGAFGEASAGPVIGAIGNLAGVRTALTVASIILSPALLLYARAIRHQGNPDAK; encoded by the coding sequence GTGAACGGTTTTAGGGCTTATCCGGTGTACCTCGGTATCAAGGGGGCGTTCGCACTCTTTTTCATGTTGTGGGCTACCGTGGCTTCCGTTTACAGGATCGAGGAGGTGGGCCTGGACCCCTTGCGGCTCGTGCTGCTCGGCACGGCGCTTGAGGTCGCGGTGCTCGTCTTCGAGGTGCCCACCGGGGTGCTCGCGGACACCTACGGGCGGAGGCGTTCCGTCATCGTGGGGTTCTTGTTGATGGGGTCGGGCTTCGCGCTCGAAGGTGCCGTTCCGACTTTCGCGGCCGTGCTCGTGGCGCAGGCGGTGTGGGGGGTTGGGTACACGTTTATCAGCGGGGCCCTGGAAGCCTGGATCGCGGACGAGGCCCCCGAACGGAACCTAGGGCGGGTCTACCTGCGGGGCGAGCAGGCGGATTACGCGGGATCGCTCCTCGGCGTTATCCTTAGCGTGGCCTTCGCGACTTACGCCCTGAACCTGCCGCTCCTTCTCGGAGGCTTCCTCACCGTCGGGCTCGCCGTCGCGCTCTTTTTCGTTATGCCGGAGCGGAACTTCGACCCCTCGCCGCGCGAGGGGCGGACTTCCTTGCAGCAGGTGCGGGCCACGGCGCGGGGCGGGGTTCGGCTGGTGCGGGCCCGTCCGGTGCTCCTGATCCTGCTCTCCGTCGCCGTCTTTACCGGCATGTCCGAGGAGGGCTTCGACCGCCTCTACGCGAAGCACTTTCTGGACGGCCTCGGGCTCCCGTCCCTGGGCGCCCTTGATTCCGTGGTCTGGTTCGGGATCATAAACGCTGGAGCCTTGATTTTGAGCTACCTCGCCGCCGAGGTCGTCGGCCGCAGGCTGAACGTGGGGGACCCGGCCGTCGTCGCCCGCCTGCTGCTCGTCTTGAACGCCTGCATGATCCTGGGTACGCTCTCCTTCGCCCTCGCGGGAAGCTTCGCGTTCGCGCTGGCGGCGTTCTGGTTCGCGAGCCTCGCCAGAACCCTCGCCGAGCCGCTCTACCTGACGTGGCTCAACGAGGGGTTGGAGCCCGGTATCCGGGCCACCGTAATCTCGATGGGCAGCCAGGCCGGAGCCTTCGGCGAGGCCTCCGCCGGACCCGTGATCGGGGCAATAGGCAACCTGGCAGGCGTCCGCACCGCCCTCACCGTCGCCTCCATCATCCTCTCCCCGGCCCTCCTGCTCTACGCCCGCGCCATCCGTCACCAGGGCAACCCGGACGCCAAATAG
- a CDS encoding phosphoadenylyl-sulfate reductase: MPEALRFQQDKTILPDPEGLDLESNRLEGSDPREIIQWAVETYGDGLALSASFGGGEGMALLDMISKITNKVTVLTIDTGFIFKETAEFREEVMRRYKLPVEVLKPALSIEEQVERYGDQMRTCTPDLCCQIRKIEPLQRALSRYDAWMTGIRRVQTPQRANTKIAAWEERYGAAKIAPLAGWTDEQVWNYVREHDVPVNPLLHQGYKSIGCEPQTRPVHDDEDPRAGRWSGTEKTECGLHWVSAAGS, translated from the coding sequence ATGCCTGAAGCCCTGCGTTTCCAGCAAGACAAGACAATACTGCCAGACCCCGAGGGTCTCGACCTCGAGTCGAACCGGCTCGAAGGGTCGGACCCGAGGGAGATCATCCAGTGGGCCGTCGAGACTTACGGCGACGGGTTGGCCCTCTCGGCCTCCTTCGGGGGCGGGGAGGGGATGGCGCTCCTCGACATGATCTCCAAGATCACGAACAAGGTTACCGTCCTCACCATCGACACCGGCTTTATCTTCAAGGAGACCGCGGAGTTTCGTGAGGAGGTCATGCGCCGGTACAAGCTGCCGGTCGAGGTTTTGAAGCCTGCGCTCTCGATCGAGGAGCAGGTCGAGCGCTACGGGGATCAGATGCGCACCTGCACGCCCGACCTTTGCTGCCAGATCCGCAAGATAGAGCCGCTCCAGAGGGCGCTCTCCCGCTACGACGCCTGGATGACCGGCATCCGCAGGGTCCAGACGCCCCAGCGGGCGAACACGAAGATCGCCGCCTGGGAGGAGCGCTACGGCGCCGCCAAGATAGCGCCGCTGGCGGGTTGGACGGACGAGCAGGTCTGGAACTACGTCCGCGAGCACGACGTCCCCGTCAACCCGCTGCTGCACCAGGGCTACAAGAGCATCGGCTGCGAGCCCCAGACGAGGCCCGTCCACGACGACGAGGACCCGAGGGCCGGCCGCTGGTCCGGCACGGAGAAGACCGAGTGCGGCCTTCACTGGGTCAGCGCCGCCGGTTCGTAA
- a CDS encoding nitrite/sulfite reductase, giving the protein MRFLREGQTLNKVEQIKLQRHPLEVKQAIIDTYSEDLSRMDEVPGEVERLKWVGIYPQKQGGDAFMMRVKVPGGVLTPEQTKVIGKIASDFANGPISNPHFGNNFLDITTRQDVQMHWLKMGDIPEVWRRLEEAGITTVQACGDSARNVLCCPVSGLDHEEVIDAYPIAQAISDYFTGNREYANLPRKFKMSVTGCLEDCAQAEINDIGLLPARLEDGTIGFNLRVGGGLSDGPRMASDIDVFVRPEEAVEITRGIAQVFGELGDRENRWTARMRYLVQRIGPEAFRDELEKRVSVELTPAGEDLTKRYRGDHVGVHAQKDGLFYVGLNVPVGRMSGEHFVEAGRLAEEYGGEVRLATDQNLVITGVPEDKIDDLLAEPLLERFSPKPGAFERGVVACTGSEFCRFGIVETKIRAVEWAKEMDERVGDVGQDAVRMHFSGCSASCAQPQIGDVGFRGETAKTQTSIVEGVDIGLGGSLGRDAAFIDWVEGAKPAEEVPDALVSVFERFKEEGRPGERFHEWARRKKNKELREALRKPAKVGGR; this is encoded by the coding sequence ATGCGTTTTCTCAGGGAGGGCCAGACCCTCAACAAGGTTGAGCAGATAAAGCTCCAGCGCCACCCGCTGGAGGTCAAGCAGGCGATAATAGACACCTACTCCGAAGACCTCTCCAGGATGGACGAGGTTCCTGGTGAGGTCGAGCGCCTGAAGTGGGTAGGCATCTACCCGCAGAAGCAGGGCGGCGACGCCTTTATGATGCGCGTGAAGGTGCCCGGCGGCGTCCTGACGCCGGAGCAGACGAAGGTCATAGGCAAGATCGCCTCGGACTTCGCAAACGGCCCCATATCGAACCCCCACTTCGGCAACAACTTCCTCGACATCACCACCCGCCAGGACGTCCAGATGCACTGGCTCAAGATGGGTGACATACCGGAGGTCTGGCGCAGGCTCGAAGAGGCCGGCATAACCACCGTGCAGGCGTGCGGAGATTCCGCGCGCAACGTCCTCTGTTGTCCCGTCTCCGGCCTCGACCACGAGGAAGTCATAGACGCCTACCCGATAGCGCAGGCCATAAGCGACTACTTCACCGGCAACCGCGAGTACGCGAACCTGCCGCGGAAGTTCAAGATGAGCGTCACGGGGTGTCTGGAGGACTGCGCCCAGGCCGAGATCAACGACATAGGCCTCCTGCCCGCGCGCCTGGAGGACGGGACCATCGGCTTCAACCTCCGCGTCGGGGGCGGGCTGTCTGATGGGCCGCGGATGGCGTCCGACATAGACGTCTTCGTCAGGCCGGAGGAGGCCGTGGAGATCACGCGCGGCATAGCCCAGGTCTTTGGCGAGCTCGGCGACCGCGAGAACCGCTGGACGGCCCGTATGCGCTACCTGGTCCAAAGAATAGGCCCCGAGGCCTTCCGCGACGAGCTCGAGAAGCGAGTCTCCGTCGAGCTCACGCCGGCCGGCGAGGACCTGACCAAGCGGTACCGCGGCGACCACGTCGGCGTCCACGCCCAGAAGGACGGGCTTTTCTACGTGGGGCTCAACGTCCCCGTTGGCCGGATGAGCGGGGAACACTTTGTGGAGGCGGGGCGTCTCGCCGAGGAGTACGGCGGCGAGGTGCGGCTGGCGACGGACCAGAACCTGGTAATAACGGGCGTCCCCGAGGATAAGATCGACGACCTGCTCGCCGAGCCGCTGTTGGAGAGGTTCTCGCCCAAGCCCGGGGCCTTCGAGCGGGGTGTCGTTGCCTGCACGGGGAGCGAGTTCTGCCGGTTTGGGATAGTGGAGACCAAGATCCGGGCCGTCGAGTGGGCGAAGGAGATGGACGAGCGCGTGGGCGACGTCGGCCAGGACGCGGTTCGGATGCACTTCTCGGGCTGCTCGGCTTCCTGCGCCCAGCCCCAGATAGGTGACGTCGGGTTCCGCGGCGAGACGGCCAAGACCCAGACCTCCATAGTCGAGGGCGTAGACATCGGGCTTGGCGGATCCCTCGGCCGAGACGCCGCGTTTATAGACTGGGTCGAGGGGGCTAAGCCCGCCGAAGAGGTCCCCGACGCGCTCGTCTCGGTCTTCGAGCGTTTCAAGGAGGAGGGGCGACCCGGCGAGCGGTTCCACGAGTGGGCCCGGCGCAAGAAGAACAAAGAGCTGCGCGAGGCGTTGCGCAAGCCCGCGAAGGTGGGGGGCCGCTAG